From Chelatococcus sp. YT9, a single genomic window includes:
- a CDS encoding DNA translocase FtsK 4TM domain-containing protein, whose product MRTLRRPSSPTDGLSDALRRFFARRAVEMVGLALLGVAGATALALATWSVDDPSLTHATSQPAANLLKLPGAITADLAMQVFGLGAIAFLLPVAAWGLGLMTRRALPRLPLKIGLWLLGGAAAAAVASALPSTARWPLPTGLGGVVGDALVFAARGIIPFGGGPERALVALIYAGVAILALTAACGIGLVDDRLENADDDNHDTVADSDDDSDGSSEPGWGIISLGAIAHGVMATKAALARRFAAPKTAPRPRGEPMLEGAGAGVSRRAMSSPYPQYEDDEDYAGAPYGGDDSFAVEPPPSRVAPRAPAPKQGRRLAREAQPSFLDAEHYQLPPLGLLAEPKKTLMPVSPEALDQNAALLEGVLTDFGVRGDIVNVRPGPVVTLYELEPAPGTKSSRVISLADDIARSMSAVSARVAVIPGRNAIGIELPNAKRETVFLRELLASEDFEKTKLKLALCLGKTIGGEPVIAELARMPHLLVAGTTGSGKSVAINTMILSLLYRLKPEECRLIMVDPKMLELSVYEGIPHLLTPVVTDPKKAVVALKWAVREMEERYKKMSKVGVRNIDGFNARVAEAKAKGDVITRTVQTGFDKETGEAIYEEELMDLETLPYIVVIVDEMADLMMVAGKEIEGTIQRLAQMARAAGIHVILATQRPSVDVITGTIKANFPTRISFQVTSKIDSRTILGEQGAEQLLGQGDMLYMAGGGRIMRVHGPFVSDNEVEKIVAHLKRQGRPQYLDAVTASDDDGADAGGDGAVFDNSSFGAPGGDLYDQAVAIVLHDRKASTSYIQRRLQIGYNRAASLMERMENEGVVGPANHAGKREILMEGGDRDDED is encoded by the coding sequence ATGCGAACACTACGCCGGCCTTCGTCTCCCACCGACGGTCTCTCCGACGCCCTGCGCCGCTTTTTCGCGCGCCGTGCCGTGGAGATGGTCGGTCTCGCCTTGTTGGGCGTTGCGGGCGCGACCGCACTCGCGCTCGCGACATGGTCGGTCGACGACCCGAGCCTGACGCACGCCACAAGTCAGCCGGCTGCCAATCTGCTGAAGCTGCCTGGGGCGATCACCGCCGATCTCGCCATGCAGGTTTTTGGGCTGGGCGCCATTGCCTTCCTTCTACCGGTCGCGGCCTGGGGGCTCGGTTTGATGACCCGCAGGGCCTTGCCGCGCTTGCCCCTGAAGATCGGCCTGTGGCTGCTCGGCGGTGCCGCCGCAGCCGCGGTTGCCAGCGCCTTGCCGTCAACCGCGCGCTGGCCTTTGCCAACGGGCCTCGGCGGCGTGGTCGGCGACGCGCTCGTCTTCGCGGCGCGGGGTATCATTCCTTTCGGCGGCGGCCCGGAGCGTGCCCTTGTCGCCTTGATTTACGCGGGTGTCGCCATCCTGGCGCTGACGGCGGCTTGCGGCATCGGTCTCGTCGATGATCGCCTCGAGAATGCCGATGATGACAATCACGACACGGTGGCCGACAGCGACGACGATTCCGACGGCAGCAGCGAGCCGGGTTGGGGCATCATTTCACTCGGAGCCATCGCCCATGGCGTGATGGCGACGAAGGCAGCTCTAGCCCGCCGCTTCGCAGCACCGAAAACCGCACCACGACCGCGCGGGGAACCCATGCTGGAGGGAGCGGGGGCGGGCGTGTCGCGGCGTGCCATGTCATCGCCATATCCGCAGTACGAGGACGATGAGGACTACGCCGGCGCCCCCTATGGAGGTGACGACAGCTTCGCCGTGGAACCGCCGCCGAGCCGCGTGGCGCCGCGTGCTCCGGCGCCCAAGCAGGGCCGACGCCTGGCGCGGGAGGCCCAGCCGTCCTTCCTCGACGCGGAGCATTACCAGCTCCCGCCGCTTGGCTTGCTGGCAGAACCGAAGAAAACCTTGATGCCGGTATCCCCGGAGGCGCTTGACCAGAACGCAGCGCTTCTGGAAGGCGTGCTCACGGATTTCGGTGTGCGCGGCGACATCGTCAACGTGCGCCCTGGTCCAGTCGTCACGCTCTATGAGCTGGAACCCGCCCCGGGCACCAAATCGTCCCGTGTCATCAGCCTTGCGGACGATATCGCGCGCTCGATGAGCGCGGTCTCCGCGCGCGTCGCCGTTATACCCGGCCGCAACGCCATCGGCATCGAGCTGCCGAATGCCAAGCGCGAGACGGTCTTCCTGCGCGAGCTGCTGGCTTCCGAAGATTTCGAGAAGACGAAGCTGAAGCTCGCCCTATGCCTCGGCAAAACCATCGGGGGCGAGCCCGTCATCGCGGAATTGGCGCGCATGCCGCATCTGCTCGTCGCCGGCACCACCGGCTCGGGCAAGTCCGTCGCCATCAACACCATGATCCTGTCGCTGCTCTACCGGCTGAAGCCGGAGGAATGCCGGCTGATCATGGTGGACCCCAAGATGCTCGAGCTCTCCGTCTATGAGGGCATCCCCCATCTCCTGACGCCGGTTGTCACCGATCCGAAGAAGGCCGTTGTGGCTCTGAAATGGGCGGTCCGGGAGATGGAGGAACGCTACAAGAAAATGTCAAAGGTCGGTGTCCGCAACATTGACGGCTTCAACGCTCGGGTCGCAGAGGCCAAAGCCAAGGGCGACGTCATCACCCGCACGGTGCAGACCGGATTCGACAAGGAAACGGGCGAGGCGATCTATGAGGAAGAGCTCATGGATCTGGAGACGCTGCCCTATATCGTGGTCATCGTCGACGAGATGGCTGACCTGATGATGGTCGCCGGCAAGGAGATTGAGGGCACGATCCAGCGCCTCGCGCAAATGGCGCGCGCCGCGGGTATCCATGTCATCCTCGCCACCCAGCGGCCGTCCGTCGATGTTATCACCGGCACCATCAAGGCGAATTTCCCCACACGCATCTCCTTCCAGGTGACGTCGAAGATCGATAGCCGCACCATTCTGGGCGAGCAGGGTGCCGAGCAGCTCCTGGGGCAGGGCGATATGCTCTATATGGCGGGCGGCGGCCGCATCATGCGCGTGCACGGGCCCTTCGTCTCCGACAATGAGGTCGAGAAGATCGTCGCCCATCTCAAGCGCCAGGGCCGGCCGCAATATCTCGACGCCGTCACTGCCAGCGATGATGATGGCGCTGACGCGGGCGGGGATGGCGCCGTGTTCGACAATTCGTCCTTCGGCGCCCCCGGCGGCGATCTTTATGACCAGGCCGTCGCCATTGTGCTGCACGACCGGAAGGCTTCGACGTCCTATATCCAGCGTCGCCTGCAGATCGGCTACAACCGTGCGGCCTCACTCATGGAGCGCATGGAGAACGAGGGTGTCGTGGGTCCGGCGAATCACGCCGGAAAACGTGAAATCCTGATGGAAGGCGGCGACCGCGACGACGAAGACTAG
- a CDS encoding ammonium transporter yields the protein MTFKREHKAGLAALALALAAGTIAGAEPAFAQAAAEAAPAAAPVPNKGDTAWMLVSAILVLAMTIPGLALFYGGLVRTKNMLSVLTQVFSIVCVVSLIWVIYGYSLAFTGTNAFIGNFSKAFLAGITGDSTADTFTKGVVIPEFVFICFQMTFACITPALIVGSFAERIKFSALLLFTVLWVTFVYFPMAHMVWFSEGFLFKMGALDFAGGTVVHINAGMAGLVGALMIGKRTGYGKEPMPPHSMTMTMIGASLLWVGWFGFNAGSNLEANGGAALAMLNTFVATAAAGMAWQFTEWGTKGHPSLLGTVSGAVAGLVAVTPAAGLIGPMGSIILGIIAGVICFYASTTVKNALGYDDSLDVFGIHCIGGIVGSLLTGILVAPALGGVGVADYSMGGQLWTQFVAVVVALIWSGIGSAILYKVVDLIVGLRISVEGEREGLDLADHGERAYNY from the coding sequence ATGACGTTCAAGCGCGAGCATAAGGCGGGTCTTGCGGCACTCGCCCTTGCACTTGCCGCCGGCACCATTGCAGGTGCCGAGCCGGCATTTGCCCAGGCTGCCGCAGAAGCGGCTCCGGCAGCCGCACCGGTTCCGAATAAAGGTGATACGGCCTGGATGCTGGTTTCCGCGATCCTCGTGCTGGCCATGACCATTCCGGGGCTTGCCTTGTTTTACGGCGGTCTCGTGCGCACGAAGAACATGCTGTCCGTGCTGACGCAGGTGTTTTCCATCGTCTGCGTGGTCTCACTGATATGGGTGATCTACGGCTACAGCCTGGCCTTCACCGGCACGAACGCCTTCATCGGCAATTTCTCCAAGGCCTTCCTTGCCGGCATCACGGGTGATTCGACGGCAGATACCTTCACCAAGGGTGTCGTCATCCCTGAATTCGTATTCATCTGCTTCCAGATGACCTTCGCCTGCATCACGCCGGCACTGATCGTCGGGTCCTTCGCCGAGCGCATCAAATTTTCCGCGCTCCTCCTGTTCACCGTCCTGTGGGTCACCTTCGTCTACTTCCCCATGGCCCATATGGTGTGGTTCAGCGAGGGCTTCCTGTTCAAGATGGGCGCACTCGATTTTGCCGGCGGCACGGTGGTCCACATCAACGCTGGTATGGCCGGCCTCGTCGGCGCCTTGATGATTGGCAAGCGTACCGGCTACGGCAAGGAGCCAATGCCGCCGCACTCGATGACAATGACGATGATCGGCGCCTCGCTGCTGTGGGTGGGCTGGTTCGGCTTCAACGCCGGGTCGAATCTCGAAGCCAACGGCGGGGCGGCGCTCGCCATGCTCAACACGTTCGTCGCCACGGCGGCGGCAGGCATGGCCTGGCAGTTCACGGAATGGGGCACGAAGGGCCATCCCTCCCTGCTCGGCACGGTTTCAGGCGCGGTCGCCGGTCTTGTTGCGGTCACCCCGGCTGCCGGGCTCATCGGACCGATGGGCTCGATCATCCTCGGGATTATCGCCGGCGTCATCTGCTTCTATGCGTCGACCACGGTGAAGAACGCGCTCGGCTATGACGACTCGCTCGATGTCTTCGGCATCCACTGCATTGGCGGCATCGTCGGCTCGCTGCTCACCGGCATTCTGGTCGCGCCGGCCCTCGGCGGCGTCGGGGTTGCGGACTATTCGATGGGCGGACAGCTCTGGACCCAGTTTGTGGCGGTGGTCGTCGCGCTCATCTGGAGCGGTATCGGGTCGGCCATCCTCTACAAGGTGGTTGATCTCATAGTCGGCCTGCGAATCTCCGTGGAGGGCGAGCGCGAAGGGCTTGACCTCGCCGACCACGGAGAACGTGCCTACAACTACTGA
- a CDS encoding P-II family nitrogen regulator translates to MKFVVAIIKPFKLEEVRDALTAIGVNGLTVTEVKGYGRQKGHTEIYRGAEYAVSFLPKLKIEVAVAADIADKVVDAIVGAARTGQIGDGKIFVSSIEKAVRIRTGETDTDAL, encoded by the coding sequence ATGAAATTCGTGGTGGCTATCATCAAGCCCTTCAAGCTCGAGGAGGTCCGCGACGCCCTGACTGCCATCGGCGTGAACGGGCTTACCGTGACCGAGGTCAAGGGATACGGGCGACAGAAGGGGCATACCGAAATCTATCGCGGCGCCGAATACGCGGTGAGCTTTCTTCCCAAGCTGAAGATCGAGGTCGCGGTCGCGGCCGACATCGCCGACAAGGTGGTCGACGCGATCGTCGGTGCCGCGCGCACCGGCCAGATCGGCGACGGCAAGATCTTCGTTTCGTCGATCGAGAAAGCTGTTCGCATCCGCACGGGTGAAACCGACACCGACGCTCTTTGA
- the tesB gene encoding acyl-CoA thioesterase II, protein MANPVDEVLDILDLEPLERNLFRGRSPKVGWQRVFGGQVIGQALVAVTRTVDPGRDIHSLHGYFMRPGDPQVPIIYEVDRIRDGRSFATRRVVAIQHGEAIFSMSASFHTPETGLTYHFPMPDVPMPEDLPTEDDLRANFLPAMPHPMRTYYERERPIELRPVEYQRYQQSGTPMAPQFNVWIRTTQRLPDDPAIHRCVLAYASDMTLLDTSLIPHGRTVFERDIQGASLDHALWFHGPFRADEWLLYAQDTPFSGGARGFSRGLIYTRDGTLIASVAQEGLIRPRPDLAV, encoded by the coding sequence ATGGCCAATCCCGTAGATGAAGTCCTCGATATTCTCGATCTTGAGCCGCTCGAGCGCAACCTGTTCCGCGGGCGTAGCCCCAAGGTCGGTTGGCAACGCGTCTTCGGTGGACAGGTCATCGGCCAAGCCCTCGTCGCGGTGACGCGAACGGTAGATCCCGGGCGAGACATTCATTCGCTGCATGGCTATTTCATGCGGCCGGGCGATCCGCAGGTTCCGATCATCTATGAGGTCGACCGCATCCGCGATGGGCGCTCCTTTGCGACCCGACGCGTGGTTGCCATCCAGCATGGCGAAGCGATCTTCTCCATGTCCGCTTCCTTTCACACGCCTGAGACCGGCCTCACCTACCACTTCCCTATGCCAGATGTGCCGATGCCGGAGGATCTGCCCACGGAGGACGATCTGCGCGCCAATTTCCTTCCGGCGATGCCGCATCCGATGCGGACCTACTACGAGCGCGAGCGGCCGATTGAGCTCAGGCCCGTCGAATACCAGCGCTATCAGCAATCGGGCACGCCGATGGCACCCCAGTTCAACGTCTGGATCCGCACCACGCAGCGCCTCCCCGATGATCCCGCGATCCATCGCTGCGTACTGGCCTATGCCTCGGATATGACGCTGCTCGATACCAGCCTCATCCCCCACGGTAGGACGGTGTTCGAGCGGGATATCCAGGGCGCGAGCCTCGATCACGCCCTTTGGTTCCATGGGCCGTTCCGTGCCGACGAATGGCTGCTCTATGCTCAGGATACGCCCTTCTCAGGGGGCGCGCGCGGCTTTTCACGCGGCCTGATCTATACCCGTGACGGGACCCTGATTGCCTCGGTGGCTCAGGAAGGCCTGATTCGCCCACGTCCTGATCTGGCCGTCTGA
- a CDS encoding ubiquinone biosynthesis hydroxylase has product MIDVTIAGGGVVGLCLAVALRQGAGLSVLVCDPLPAGKDVGRASAVAAGGRRMLAELGVWDAIAPAAQPVARMVVTDSRLTDPIRQSFITFDGEIAPEEPFAHIIENAVMTEALRKAAEKAGVVAAATSVRAFSRRGGGLDLTLANGDKKRTALLVAADGARSALRSYAGIAWSGHDYEQSGIVATIGHERPHDGCAVQHFLPSGPFARLPLTGNRSSIVWTERREEANALLALDPDDLVEELERRFGLDLGRITLETAPRAFPLGVGMARRFIGNRFALVGDAAHLVHPLAGLGLNLGLRDAAVLAELIVDNVRLGLPPGDATVLESYQRARRFDTLTLGVATDGLNRLFSNDRLPLRLIRDLGLGLVDRMPALKSFFIREAAGVVGAVPRLMRGEPL; this is encoded by the coding sequence ATGATTGATGTCACCATCGCTGGTGGAGGCGTTGTCGGCCTATGCCTTGCCGTGGCCTTACGACAGGGTGCCGGCCTATCGGTCCTGGTTTGCGATCCCCTGCCCGCTGGCAAGGATGTCGGGCGTGCCTCCGCGGTCGCGGCAGGTGGACGGCGCATGCTGGCTGAGCTTGGCGTCTGGGATGCGATCGCTCCAGCGGCCCAGCCCGTTGCCAGGATGGTCGTAACCGATAGCCGCCTTACCGACCCGATACGGCAATCCTTCATCACTTTCGATGGTGAGATCGCGCCGGAAGAGCCCTTCGCCCATATCATCGAGAATGCCGTTATGACCGAGGCGCTGCGTAAGGCGGCGGAGAAGGCAGGCGTTGTCGCGGCAGCGACCTCCGTGAGGGCGTTCTCGCGGCGGGGCGGTGGTCTCGATCTCACCCTAGCCAACGGAGACAAGAAGCGAACGGCTTTGCTTGTCGCAGCCGACGGAGCCCGTTCGGCCTTGCGGTCCTATGCGGGCATCGCCTGGAGCGGTCATGACTACGAGCAATCCGGCATCGTCGCCACCATCGGGCACGAGAGGCCCCATGACGGCTGTGCTGTCCAGCACTTCCTGCCGTCCGGGCCCTTCGCGCGGCTTCCCCTGACCGGAAACCGCTCGTCGATTGTCTGGACGGAGCGACGCGAGGAGGCAAACGCGCTTCTCGCTCTAGATCCGGATGATCTCGTCGAAGAACTGGAACGCCGGTTTGGGCTCGATCTGGGACGGATCACGCTCGAGACTGCGCCACGCGCCTTCCCGCTCGGCGTCGGCATGGCGCGTCGCTTCATCGGTAACCGCTTCGCCCTTGTTGGCGACGCGGCGCATCTCGTGCATCCGCTCGCCGGCCTTGGTCTCAATCTCGGCCTGCGTGACGCAGCGGTGCTCGCCGAATTGATCGTCGACAACGTTCGACTCGGGCTGCCGCCCGGCGACGCCACTGTGCTGGAAAGCTACCAGCGGGCCCGGCGGTTCGACACATTGACGCTGGGTGTCGCAACCGACGGCCTGAACCGGCTGTTCTCCAATGACCGGTTGCCGCTTCGCCTTATACGGGACCTGGGCCTTGGCCTGGTAGACCGCATGCCGGCACTGAAGAGCTTCTTCATCCGCGAGGCAGCCGGTGTCGTCGGCGCCGTGCCACGCCTCATGCGTGGTGAGCCGCTCTGA